One stretch of Actinacidiphila sp. DG2A-62 DNA includes these proteins:
- a CDS encoding SGNH/GDSL hydrolase family protein: MVASALTVNAAQAATSQPAANPAQKQAAGTPEKQKQATTPSAAVPLKDRDKVLGKGWKTSPDRAVTTAADSDGLHLLIADSTTGYAWRTAAVLTEPQLPADTWIGNSCVMDDHHAAVAYAPRTFTNKQDLMMGGALTAIVNLDDGRVTKLPFTASLAYFDPTCSPATHSAVFTALRDSQTRLVTVNTKGTTLADTTAKGEITSAVPTKDGVIAASGNQLVTVDRNGRTIRLTATKHAPYGIRVTGDGTVDYIDRTGDTDANVQTYAHGKKTTVASGKITAMNLRQGTDSTVYLAGRASHGKGFTASRIKPLDVSPDAEVSTRGRLAVDPVLSPAVQTGLTRIAGAGRAVTGTEPQPAPTAASEGPLAVTSTATPTGSKVTQTVAPWSGGAPAARSAAPAARSAAPAARSGAPADANGTAPSPALAGMSKASGGATAKAAATTADHDPMDTDRWCSVPRNDVNAQALQPTPNQVEWAVDMAVRGDLTSAWVSQGGWRSQVGLGTISPQALFAKPALTGGGSIPAQVELGILAQESNLWQAESGAIPGQMGNPLASVAGFYGHTGTDPSDYWKIDWENSDCGYGVGQVTDGMRLAGHEKTGETSLSPALQKAVALDYTVNVAASLQILADKWNEVHTAGQTVTVNNDDASKPENWFTAVWNYNLGYNPPGSGPGGPDGPWGLGWYNNPANPIYPAGRQAFMDTSLDPGANHDAAHPQDWPYEEKVMGWAAWSIDTGHSYATSGRQDWPGDSGFSSAGFQPSWWLTTADRSDIKPPLGTFCNAANDCDIADPPPCETDHIEGCDQLHWWHEQNTVWKTDCADTCGHESIKYVTLRAEPGRGYRLQYGEPDCAAAPAGAMVVHSVPDGTPTWSQTCGNAASSGTFQFTFYPDSAGQYEAKGDLSQIGGGYQGHYWYAHTRNDAHLGGDGGTMTVDGTWTLNQSLNQWARVMVHVPDTGAQTQQAHYKIYGIAGQSGGYDRYINQHRQSNAWLSLGVYRFSGTPKVDLSNATGDGTADDDVAWDAVAFQPLPGKPKHIVAALGDSYSSGEGAGNYFPETDQDHGTSTWNACSRSKDAWPRKLVLPGETATLGSLSDAWSTSAELGFVACSGAQNWNVQTQGELTTPDTYGSYPVDWDDRTNNPVDGQFHEMNQMDSGVLDGDTTLVTLTIGGNDQNAFSDAISDCAGSPFSCGGDAFTAKYDKLIDDAEKNILETLKEIRDRAPNAQIVLVGYPAPISTGSTCDAAGGAVGSDPQTLTDLAFYFAAGDQDTIFKINDTKVDQIDPYSWFTDHEVCDSDSWIKGVSIGPNSEGDFHAGDPNATCAWVFDTCVSRESFHPNVSGTTGYAELVDEELANTLGYTGG; encoded by the coding sequence TTGGTCGCTTCCGCCCTCACCGTCAACGCCGCACAGGCGGCGACATCGCAACCGGCCGCGAACCCGGCGCAGAAGCAGGCCGCCGGCACGCCGGAGAAGCAGAAGCAGGCCACCACACCATCGGCCGCGGTCCCGCTGAAGGACCGTGACAAGGTTCTCGGGAAGGGCTGGAAGACCTCCCCCGACCGGGCCGTGACCACAGCTGCTGACAGCGACGGACTCCACCTCCTGATCGCCGACAGCACGACCGGCTACGCCTGGAGAACGGCCGCGGTGCTGACCGAGCCCCAGCTCCCGGCCGACACCTGGATCGGCAACAGCTGCGTCATGGACGACCACCACGCGGCCGTCGCCTACGCCCCCCGCACCTTCACCAACAAGCAGGACCTCATGATGGGCGGCGCGCTCACCGCGATCGTGAACCTCGATGACGGCCGCGTCACCAAGCTGCCCTTCACCGCGTCCCTGGCCTATTTCGACCCCACATGCAGCCCGGCCACGCACAGCGCCGTCTTCACCGCGCTCCGCGACTCGCAGACACGCCTGGTCACGGTGAACACCAAGGGCACAACCCTCGCGGACACCACCGCGAAGGGCGAGATCACCTCTGCCGTGCCCACCAAGGACGGTGTCATCGCAGCCTCGGGGAACCAGCTCGTCACCGTCGACCGCAACGGACGGACGATCAGACTCACCGCCACGAAGCACGCCCCGTACGGCATCCGCGTCACCGGCGACGGCACGGTCGACTACATCGACCGCACAGGCGACACCGACGCCAACGTGCAGACTTACGCACACGGCAAGAAGACCACCGTCGCCAGTGGCAAGATCACCGCGATGAACCTCCGCCAGGGCACGGACAGCACCGTCTACCTCGCCGGGAGAGCCAGCCACGGCAAGGGCTTCACAGCCAGTCGCATCAAGCCGCTGGACGTCTCGCCCGACGCGGAGGTCTCCACTCGCGGCCGCCTGGCTGTCGACCCGGTTCTGTCGCCCGCTGTGCAGACCGGCCTGACGAGGATCGCGGGGGCGGGGCGAGCCGTGACCGGCACCGAGCCGCAGCCGGCCCCCACCGCAGCCTCCGAGGGCCCGCTCGCGGTCACGTCCACGGCCACACCCACGGGCAGCAAGGTCACCCAGACCGTCGCCCCCTGGTCCGGCGGCGCGCCCGCCGCGCGATCCGCCGCGCCCGCCGCGCGATCCGCCGCGCCCGCCGCGCGGTCCGGAGCGCCGGCGGACGCGAACGGCACGGCCCCCTCCCCGGCGCTCGCCGGCATGTCGAAGGCGTCTGGCGGCGCAACCGCCAAAGCCGCCGCGACCACCGCGGACCACGACCCGATGGACACCGACCGCTGGTGCTCCGTGCCGCGCAACGACGTCAACGCCCAGGCGCTGCAACCCACACCGAACCAGGTCGAGTGGGCGGTGGACATGGCCGTCCGCGGTGACCTGACCTCGGCATGGGTTTCCCAGGGCGGCTGGCGCTCCCAGGTCGGACTGGGCACCATCAGCCCGCAGGCCCTGTTCGCCAAGCCGGCCCTGACCGGCGGCGGAAGCATCCCCGCACAGGTCGAACTAGGCATCCTGGCCCAGGAGTCCAATCTGTGGCAGGCCGAATCCGGCGCGATCCCGGGCCAGATGGGCAATCCCCTGGCGTCGGTGGCCGGCTTCTACGGCCACACCGGAACCGACCCCTCCGACTACTGGAAGATCGACTGGGAGAACTCCGACTGCGGCTACGGCGTCGGCCAGGTCACCGACGGCATGCGCCTGGCAGGTCACGAGAAGACCGGCGAGACCAGCCTGTCGCCCGCCCTGCAGAAAGCCGTCGCGCTGGACTACACCGTCAACGTGGCCGCATCACTGCAGATCCTCGCCGACAAGTGGAACGAGGTGCACACCGCCGGCCAGACCGTCACCGTCAACAACGACGACGCCTCCAAGCCGGAGAACTGGTTCACCGCCGTGTGGAACTACAACCTCGGCTACAACCCGCCCGGCTCCGGCCCCGGCGGACCCGACGGCCCGTGGGGGCTGGGGTGGTACAACAACCCCGCCAACCCCATCTACCCGGCGGGCCGGCAGGCGTTCATGGACACCAGCCTCGACCCGGGCGCCAACCACGACGCCGCCCACCCGCAGGACTGGCCCTACGAGGAGAAGGTGATGGGTTGGGCCGCCTGGTCCATCGACACCGGCCACTCCTACGCCACCTCAGGACGGCAGGACTGGCCCGGCGACAGCGGCTTCTCCTCCGCCGGCTTCCAGCCCTCCTGGTGGCTCACCACCGCCGACCGCAGCGACATCAAGCCCCCGCTGGGCACCTTCTGCAACGCCGCCAACGACTGCGACATCGCAGACCCGCCCCCGTGCGAGACCGACCACATCGAGGGCTGCGACCAACTCCACTGGTGGCACGAGCAGAACACCGTCTGGAAGACCGACTGCGCCGACACCTGTGGCCACGAGAGCATCAAGTACGTCACGCTGCGCGCCGAACCGGGCCGCGGCTACCGCCTCCAGTACGGCGAACCCGACTGCGCGGCAGCCCCCGCGGGCGCCATGGTCGTCCACTCCGTGCCCGACGGAACACCCACCTGGAGCCAGACCTGCGGCAACGCCGCCTCCTCCGGAACCTTCCAGTTCACCTTCTACCCCGACAGTGCCGGCCAGTACGAGGCCAAAGGCGACCTGAGCCAGATAGGCGGCGGCTACCAAGGCCACTACTGGTACGCGCACACCCGCAATGACGCGCACCTCGGCGGTGACGGGGGAACGATGACCGTCGATGGCACGTGGACGCTCAACCAGAGCCTCAACCAATGGGCCCGGGTCATGGTGCACGTGCCCGACACCGGCGCCCAGACCCAACAGGCGCACTACAAGATCTACGGAATCGCAGGGCAGAGCGGCGGCTACGACCGCTACATCAACCAGCACCGGCAGTCCAACGCATGGCTCTCCCTCGGCGTCTACCGGTTCTCCGGAACCCCGAAGGTGGACCTCAGTAACGCGACCGGCGACGGAACCGCGGACGACGACGTCGCCTGGGACGCGGTCGCGTTCCAACCGCTGCCGGGAAAGCCGAAGCACATCGTTGCGGCTCTCGGCGACTCCTACTCCTCCGGTGAGGGTGCGGGCAACTACTTCCCGGAGACCGACCAGGACCACGGCACCAGCACCTGGAATGCCTGCTCGCGCAGCAAGGACGCCTGGCCCCGCAAGCTCGTGCTACCGGGCGAGACCGCCACGCTGGGCTCGCTCAGCGACGCCTGGAGCACCAGCGCGGAACTCGGCTTCGTCGCCTGCTCCGGCGCCCAGAACTGGAACGTCCAGACGCAAGGCGAACTGACGACGCCGGACACCTACGGCTCGTACCCGGTCGACTGGGACGACCGCACGAATAACCCCGTCGACGGGCAGTTCCACGAGATGAATCAGATGGACTCCGGCGTACTCGACGGCGACACGACACTGGTGACGTTGACCATCGGAGGCAACGACCAGAACGCTTTCAGCGACGCGATCTCGGACTGCGCCGGCAGTCCGTTCAGCTGCGGCGGCGACGCCTTCACGGCCAAGTACGACAAGCTCATCGACGACGCCGAGAAAAACATCCTCGAAACGCTCAAGGAGATCAGGGACAGGGCACCCAACGCCCAGATCGTACTGGTCGGCTACCCGGCCCCGATCAGTACGGGCAGTACCTGCGACGCTGCCGGCGGTGCCGTGGGCAGCGACCCGCAGACCCTGACCGACCTGGCGTTCTACTTCGCCGCGGGGGACCAGGACACGATTTTCAAGATCAACGACACGAAGGTCGACCAAATCGATCCGTACTCGTGGTTCACCGACCACGAGGTCTGCGACAGCGACTCCTGGATCAAGGGAGTCAGCATCGGGCCCAACAGCGAGGGCGACTTCCACGCCGGCGACCCCAACGCCACGTGCGCATGGGTGTTCGACACCTGTGTGAGTCGGGAGTCCTTCCACCCCAACGTGTCGGGAACCACCGGCTACGCGGAGTTGGTCGACGAGGAGTTGGCCAACACCCTTGGATATACTGGAGGGTGA
- a CDS encoding RICIN domain-containing protein, whose translation MKLGYSVFGAVTITLAASLTGLAGNAEAVTPRPAASESHEIVNRDAYTQCMDFGSNAPGTVVGLYHCYSGGSQLWTDTFGLPDPYSDNKIRSVLNGMCMDLQSNNIGAPIVLSECRDGYTSQSWYLEVPQDEPANTSYRLIVNDNGLCADIGSINPGTPVTMAICRIGYKSQEWSFRYQ comes from the coding sequence ATGAAGCTTGGATATTCCGTTTTCGGCGCGGTAACCATCACCCTTGCCGCGTCCTTGACCGGTCTGGCTGGAAACGCCGAAGCCGTGACTCCGAGGCCTGCGGCATCTGAATCCCATGAGATCGTCAACAGGGATGCCTATACGCAGTGCATGGACTTCGGGTCCAATGCGCCGGGCACGGTCGTGGGACTTTACCACTGCTATTCGGGTGGAAGCCAGCTGTGGACGGACACCTTCGGCCTTCCCGATCCCTATTCCGACAATAAGATACGCAGTGTCTTGAACGGCATGTGCATGGACCTTCAGTCGAACAACATAGGCGCTCCGATTGTCCTGTCCGAGTGCCGCGACGGGTATACCAGTCAGTCGTGGTACCTGGAAGTGCCGCAGGACGAGCCGGCCAACACGTCATACCGTCTGATCGTGAATGACAACGGCCTCTGCGCGGACATAGGCTCGATAAATCCCGGCACTCCGGTCACGATGGCCATATGCCGGATCGGCTACAAGAGCCAGGAGTGGAGCTTCAGGTATCAGTAA